The Candidatus Phaeomarinobacter ectocarpi genome includes a region encoding these proteins:
- a CDS encoding TetR/AcrR family transcriptional regulator gives MAGNREKIIEGARQLMNREGTSATGTTRIAEALSISPGNLYYHFKSREEIVAEVYERFETAFRDSLVRDIDHISPERFAAFYLNAMEIAWAYRFFFASQTDLLTADEKLAARYKEFQSWSLAALEAIVVVLEKQGTALLPKARAQAARLRKSIALNTWLLWSAWISFRKVEKAESELVRDDMARGAVQMFDLFSPWLDPDFESKARKALTKELDRVEAVA, from the coding sequence ATGGCCGGAAACCGGGAAAAAATAATTGAAGGCGCGCGCCAGTTGATGAACCGGGAGGGCACATCAGCCACCGGCACCACGCGTATTGCCGAAGCGCTCAGCATCAGCCCGGGCAATCTCTACTACCATTTCAAAAGCCGCGAAGAGATCGTGGCGGAGGTCTATGAGCGCTTTGAAACGGCATTCCGCGACAGCCTGGTGCGGGACATAGATCACATCTCTCCGGAGCGATTTGCAGCGTTCTATCTCAACGCCATGGAGATCGCCTGGGCCTATCGCTTTTTCTTCGCAAGTCAGACCGACCTTCTCACAGCCGATGAAAAACTCGCCGCGCGTTACAAGGAGTTCCAGAGCTGGAGCCTGGCCGCGCTGGAAGCAATCGTGGTCGTGCTGGAAAAACAGGGCACAGCCCTGCTGCCAAAGGCCCGTGCCCAGGCGGCGCGCCTGAGAAAGTCCATCGCGCTCAACACCTGGCTGCTCTGGAGTGCCTGGATCAGTTTTCGAAAAGTGGAAAAAGCCGAAAGCGAACTGGTGCGCGATGACATGGCCCGCGGCGCCGTCCAGATGTTCGACTTGTTCAGCCCTTGGCTTGATCCGGACTTTGAATCAAAGGCCCGCAAGGCCCTGACAAAGGAACTCGATCGTGTGGAGGCAGTGGCCTAG
- a CDS encoding helix-turn-helix domain-containing protein, producing the protein MNDLIANPAGLEGTEPETFGDHLRLWRRIRGLSQLQLSVRADVSSRHVSFLESGRAKPSRQMVDTLADALDIPLRARNPLLLSAGFAPAYRETALEAPDASYIRQVLETVLKSTEPFPALVLDRHWRVLMTNAGGGLLMSLAGDDSADKTMFELMLQPGPMRDAIVNWDEVVSDVLKRVRREADHAGDDTVLKMMMEMLPKGWKPPRRADNAVPLIIPLHMRLGDVDMRFTSIIGSLGTAADIGLAELSIETFLPADEATEKVLREMIS; encoded by the coding sequence ATGAATGACTTGATTGCCAATCCTGCCGGCTTGGAAGGGACAGAACCTGAGACCTTTGGCGATCATCTGCGTCTCTGGCGCCGGATTCGAGGCCTCAGCCAACTGCAGTTGAGCGTGCGGGCGGACGTATCATCCCGCCATGTGTCGTTTCTGGAGTCCGGCCGCGCCAAACCCAGCCGCCAGATGGTGGATACGCTGGCCGACGCGCTGGACATTCCCCTGCGCGCCCGCAACCCGCTGCTTCTCTCGGCGGGGTTTGCGCCCGCCTACCGCGAGACAGCGCTGGAAGCGCCGGACGCAAGTTACATCCGCCAGGTGCTTGAAACGGTTCTCAAGAGCACCGAGCCGTTTCCAGCGCTTGTGCTGGATCGCCACTGGCGCGTGCTGATGACGAATGCCGGTGGCGGATTGCTCATGAGCCTTGCAGGCGACGACAGTGCCGACAAAACCATGTTCGAGCTCATGCTCCAGCCCGGCCCCATGCGCGATGCGATCGTCAACTGGGATGAGGTTGTGTCCGACGTGCTCAAACGCGTGCGCCGGGAAGCAGACCACGCAGGCGACGACACCGTCCTCAAAATGATGATGGAGATGCTGCCCAAGGGCTGGAAGCCGCCGCGCCGCGCTGACAATGCAGTGCCTCTCATCATCCCCCTGCACATGCGTCTGGGCGATGTGGACATGCGCTTCACGTCGATCATTGGCAGCCTCGGCACCGCCGCTGACATCGGCCTGGCAGAACTCTCTATCGAGACATTCCTGCCGGCCGATGAAGCAACCGAGAAAGTGCTGCGTGAGATGATCTCCTAA
- a CDS encoding metal-dependent hydrolase: MDTIVQDETSHGAAPEGRIRGVRKLKFSFPIEQGAHWNKKRPEFSQIVNAASLAMPYLEPYLIRTMAKARPLVDDPALVKELNGYVAQETTHYRQHKMFNDTVAACGYESVAPFEDVLKRDYANFGEKRSLKFNMAYAEGFESMALAIGHMLVEDREHLFGDADPAVSSLVLWHFVEEIEHKEATFDVFHAIGGGYFWRIYGLLFATAHIMYRIGQGYRALLKEDGLWRNWHSRWQLAKDLGRIFRILTPKMLRILKPSYHPSKVADPDWVKAWWDLYGAHPVTMGEQLGKLDTTRLEEPEPALIAA, encoded by the coding sequence ATGGACACGATCGTGCAAGACGAAACGTCACATGGGGCCGCACCTGAAGGTCGCATCAGGGGTGTGCGCAAACTGAAATTCAGTTTTCCCATTGAACAGGGCGCCCACTGGAACAAAAAGCGGCCGGAGTTCAGCCAGATCGTCAACGCGGCGTCGCTGGCGATGCCCTATCTTGAGCCCTACCTGATCCGCACCATGGCAAAGGCGCGCCCGCTGGTTGATGACCCTGCCCTGGTCAAGGAGCTGAACGGCTACGTCGCGCAGGAAACAACCCACTACCGCCAGCACAAGATGTTCAACGACACGGTGGCTGCCTGTGGGTATGAGAGTGTGGCGCCCTTTGAAGACGTGCTGAAGCGCGACTATGCCAACTTTGGTGAGAAGCGCTCCCTCAAATTCAACATGGCGTATGCGGAAGGTTTTGAGTCCATGGCGCTCGCTATCGGGCACATGCTGGTGGAAGACCGCGAACATCTGTTTGGTGATGCGGACCCTGCGGTGTCCTCGCTGGTGCTGTGGCATTTCGTGGAAGAGATAGAGCACAAGGAAGCGACCTTTGACGTGTTCCATGCCATTGGTGGCGGATACTTCTGGCGCATCTATGGGCTGCTGTTTGCGACTGCGCACATCATGTACCGCATCGGCCAGGGGTATCGCGCGCTCCTGAAGGAAGACGGATTGTGGCGCAACTGGCACTCACGCTGGCAGCTGGCCAAGGACCTTGGCCGCATCTTCCGCATCCTCACGCCCAAGATGCTGCGCATTCTCAAGCCTTCCTATCACCCCAGCAAGGTTGCTGATCCTGACTGGGTGAAGGCGTGGTGGGACCTGTATGGCGCACATCCGGTGACCATGGGCGAACAGCTTGGCAAGCTCGACACGACCCGGCTTGAAGAACCAGAACCGGCACTTATCGCTGCATAA